In Solenopsis invicta isolate M01_SB chromosome 6, UNIL_Sinv_3.0, whole genome shotgun sequence, the genomic window AATAGATCTTGGAGGTATCGTCATCCGTCAGTAACAATCGAAGCTTACCGGATTTGATGTTTAACAGTAGCATCATCTCTCCTGTACCCCTATTCTTCCACTGCATGGCGTTGGCACTGTTGACCGATTGACATTTAAGGCTTGCCGTTCCGACAAACAACTTATGATCATTTTCATTCGGCGTTCGCGTTTCGTTGGGTGAGCCCTGTTTAATGGCGCCGGGTGGCGGCAAGCGAGGTCTCCTCAATGTTGTAGAATTCTGGCCGGTTGTTGTGGGAGAGGTAAATAGCGGCGATGCATTTGAGGGTGTGCTCGTCAGAATAGGTGTCTGTGAATTCATTGTCGGAGTCGAGGCTCCGAAAACGAAGCTCGCGGATGGCGTCGAGACGGCGCTTGTTACGGTAGTAGTCTTCGTTTCAGGTTTACTGGTTGACTTAGTAAACGAAAATCCGCTAAACGGACTGATTTTCGGAGGTTCTTCGATCTTTTTGGAATCGCCCACTTCCGTATCACTAACCTGCTGAATAATAGGTTCAGTACTGAAGGAGAATCCTCCTAGTGTCGTGCTGAATTTCGATTTGTCCGAGGATACTTCCGTCGATGAACTTATCTTGGCTTGTTGCATTGGCTGTGATTTCTGGGTCTTGGACGAGTCTTTGTCGCTAGAGAAAGCTTTCTCGCTGCTCTTGGGCGGCTTTCCCGGAGAGATTGCGGGTAAATTAAGCCTGGCCCGATCAAAGGCATCCTTGAACGCCATCGCCTTGAACGCCATCGCCTCGTCCGAAGTTTTGAATTTAATGCAAAGTTTCTCCAGCTTCACCTCCTCGTCGGCAAAATCGTTAGCGACCCAGAACCAAGCCTTGTTGTTGTTTGTCATAGGGCTCAATTCCATGTCGGGCCGCAGCATGTGATTCGCACAGATCTTCAGGATCTGATCACGACGCATCAACAGGCGTACCTTGCCTTCCTTATTGCGTAGTAGTTTCACGTCACCGACACCGCGCTCCTTCCACTCTTTGTCGACAAAGCGAAACAGCTTTGCCCGGCCGCAATACAGAGTGTCTTCCTCCTCTTCGCCGGTGGTGACTTTCACCTTCGCGGGCAACGGTATGACAGGCACGAAGTTTGGAATCGGATCGTGTTCCTGCTCGCACATCTCCGTGGATGTATTCGGCGATTCGATCAAAGACTCGAAGGTAGATTTAGTGGTATTATCAGTCTTGTCATGTATCTTACTAGTAGCATTATCTTGAAGTAAAGCACCGCTGATTGTATGAGTTACAATAGATGGTGATGTTGTTAAATTGGCATAAATCGGTACATTGACGTTAGCTGGGGTTACATAAGTTGATGTTGGCGGTAAGTTGACGGTAGTTGGTATAGTGGCCTGCGAGGGCATGGGAATCTGATAGCAATGCGGCACGTTGGAAGACGACGATTTCGTCGTCGTTATTGGTGTAGTAGAGAAGGTGGCAGCTGTTCCACCTCCCGATCGGTACTGCGGCGGTATGGTAACGCTCAGAGTCGGTTGGGTGGACGGAACCGTGGTCGGTAGTGTGTCGGATGTCGTGATGACCACATTCACAGGAGGCGCTTTGTTCACTGGTGCGTCTTTGATGATCGTCGTGGCCGTCACTGTTGTTGCTTCGGGTTTGGTTTGCGACGGCGTTTCGATCTTTTGCTTAATTGAAAGCTGTAACGACGAATTCGTCGGAGGCGCCGGCATGAGATCGGGCAATTGTGAGGAAAGCGTTGACGCAAAGAGGCCTTGTTGCAGCGGGTTGTCCGGTACTTTCTGATTAGGATACAGTATCGGCATCGGGTAGACAGGGTGCGGATACAGGTTCGGATCGGGAAACGGCAATCCTGCCTGAGGATAATACTGGATCGTCCCAGGAGGATAAATTAGCGACGGGTAAGGAGGTCGGGCAGGCTGCGATTGAAATATATTACCAGAAATAGAAGACGCTGATTGATTCTGATAGTTCAAATCGACGTACTCGTCGTCGTCGAGAACGTAGTAATCTTCAGGATCGACAGCGGGATTCACATTCTGTTGCTGTTGTAtacgctgctgctgctgctgcttttGAGTCTCTTTGCGTGATTCTACCACCTCCTTAGTCAGAGTATCCATTTTATCAGTTAACGATTTCATTTGTATCATCATGTTTTTCATCTGTTCCATCAGTTCCTGCACTTCATTGTCTCGGGATTGCATAATCTGACGTATTTGTGCGTCAAGACGCTCCGGGCTCGGGCGTGCCTCTGTGCGATTCTTTGACACATTCAAGTAATCCTGCAATCTGCATGGCGTGCTGGCATGTTTTGGTGTACGATGAGCATTCCTCTGAGGGGTACTAAGCATGTTCGAACCTCCGGTCAGAGTCGTGAGCATCGGTAGTGTCGGATTTGTGACCGGCTGATCCACGGCGCTATGAGTGGGCGAATAACTCTCGTCGGATATACAGTCGATGTCATTCCTACTCAAATCACCCCTGCCTAGATCCGGGTCTATTCTCTTTAGCTCATTCTCAATGTCGGTGATGTGAGTGCCGAGCACGGAGTTCAATGGATGTTTAGGATTCGTGCCTGGATTACGAAGTCGGTCGAGCGTAAGGTAGTAGCTGCTCTTAGCCTTCGATAGCATTATAACATGCTGCGATCGCATCTCTGATGTTAAGCTCTCACGTGGCGTGGAATTCACTATCTCGTCCGCAAAAATCTTGTAGATCTGCGCCAGCTGGAACGATGCTTCTGGACACTTGAGTGCCTCcagcgcatcgattgcttgctCATATTGTTTGTCGTGTACGAGTCGCTGAGCCAACAACAATTTGCCCTCTTCGAGGGCGTTAGTTAGCTCGAAATTGTTCATCTCTTTACCCTGATAATTGAACAACTTCGAGGGAGACATACGTAATGTTTGATTGTTCTGCAGTCTCTCCAATAGCGGTAGAGCGGCGGTCCAGTACAGCTCGGAACGCGCCTCCCATTTAGAGATATTTCCGCTCGCCTCATCCTTCTCTTTCATCGTCTTCGCGCGATAATGAAACATGCGCGCCAGATGTACCAACAATGCTGGATGCATACCGTGATTACCGATACAGCGAATGATTTCCAAACCTTGTTGCAATTCCTGTCGTAGCTCACCGATATTACCGTCTGCATCCTCTCGCTTCGAGTACATCTTATATGCCGCCGACCACCATTTTTCCTGATTACTAGTGGACAGCGTTGTAGTAAGATCAACAGGCAGCGTCGGCAGTTTCTCCGGATTCATGAAGCTACCAAGTTGTTGCTCTTCTAGAATGGCGGATGAGCAAAGTATTGCTGCATTAAGAAATGCATCGATATCGATAAGACACAGACTGTCGGGTGCCGCCTGATTCGTGTTGAATACCGAAAACTGTAACACTGGAAACACACGCGAGGTCTGATCCGGGTGTGGAACATCTTTATGCTGAGGTCGATTCTCCATCCCAAGCCAGATTTGATGGTGCAATGAAGCAGGCCATACTTCTTGTGCAactacaaataaaacattaaaagtacttttattatatttatccttTTTCTTCATTATTGTTTTCCACAGTGTATAATTTTCTGTAGATTGTAGTTACAGCAAAATTCAGCTCAGAATAGTTTTAAGTATTACTCATTATTATTCAGTCGTAATAATCAcagttagaaattatttttttaaagtattactACTGTACTGTATCGTActgttatttaatgttttattacttttttaatgcattttgttcaaatattaataaaaaaatttaatttgaaatacttaaaatataaataaaaaatgctctttattaaatttataaatataacaaaattaataccttttttgcaatcttatgtttaaaaattttatgaaaatttacaacTCAAAATTTGTCAAGATATATGGATCTAATTGGTGTAGATTTCAAAACTTacgataatcttaaatataattataaagatgacaaatattaatcaaagattGAAGATTGAATATttggaattatataaaaaaggtttaaaaataacataaaaagtaaCGCAATGTTAAATGTTGCAATTCGATAAAAGCAATGTTAAATTCGTTAGTTACTGAAAAAATGGGACGTCACTgtcagttataaaaataaagccatttctgaaaaagtaaaaaaattgtaaggcTAGCAGcattataagtaattttttttataattttaattttttcataatagtaAGAACAAATACAAATGTGATATTTGTTTTAGTATGTATATAAGCCtgtattattcaaattaagattgcaaaataagtacaaaatattcaaacttgcgtattctaataattcaaaaacagaaaaattaataaacgtaCTTTGACTATAAGTTCTTAGCTGATTTGCGGTACACATACGTAGAGGTGGGTGGTCAGGAGCTGAATCAAAATGACAAAAGAATGAATTCCGCATGTGATCAAGATGTGACCTGGTTACAAAAATtctctgaaaaagaaaatacattgaATGTATATTGAGACAATGTTTAATTATCAGGTCTTGTACAACGCTAAATTTATACCTGATAAATACGCTCTCTCCATTGTCCTGTACAAAATTTATCAATTCTatccattaattttttcatatcatCTCTAGCATAGTCTCGAAGAATGtaacctataataaaataaaaaataaaattatcagtaATAATGTTTATAGCAACAACTCTTGAGGAATAATGTATCTCGCGTACCAGCTTGGCAACATCGATATGCCGCCTCTATGACCCATatgttaaaatgatttttaaatccTTCAGCCTCCAATTGTATGCGAATACGGCTTTCCAACGGCGCCACATGTAACGCGGTCAATAATAAAGGTGAGCACAGTCTTCCTGCTTCATTCCAACTGCCCTGCTCGCGTTTCGTTTTGCGCAATAGCAAGCATGCCAAATGGAAGTGCAACTGACCCCACATGTGCATAAGCAGATGCTCCGTGAAGCTGTGTTGCTTAGAAAACTTTTTAGACTTAAACTCGTTCAAATTTTGGTCAAAACTGAAACATAATAGCCGcgttttatgaatatattataaaaataaatgcatttaacACATTTATTTGCACCagttaagatttaattaaaaatttaatacaatttgtatTCTAATAGTTTGCACATTTCTAATAGATATTATACACAAAGACTTTCTGCTTTATTACCATTCCACAaactatcaaattaaaaaatacagtttaaattatagaaatatattattcaacGTATTAACTTACTTAAATATTGCCTGAGCTGCCTCTGGAATGCTTTTTTTCATCTCGCTACTTTGCTCCTTGAGACACAGTCCCGCATTTTTATCCaatacagaaatataataaaaccaAAAGGACCAATCATTGGATTTAGTCTCTTTGTACTTTGTTAGTAACTCGTACAGTAGCTGATACCACGCAATACTGTCCCTGTGAGGAATAGTAGCTTCTACACTTATGGCATGTTCATAAGCTTTATCCAATTTGCATTCGGACATGTAATAATTTAGCAATTTGATGCGAAGTTGCACATCAGTCGGTCTCGCAGCCAATTCagctaaaaaattttacatgttaATTCTGGCGTTTCCTAATTACTCTATCATTAAAATGATGATTACTTACATGCAATAAGCGCCTCAAGATCCTCGCTGTTGTTGTGAGGTTTATCTATAGTCAACAACTTTTcctttaattgaaaaattactgGGTGATGTGGAAACAGTTTATCAGCTCTGTCTACCCAATATTTGAGTTTACTCACATCCATGGCTATGTCTATGTCAACCAGTAATTCACATACtagaaaaaaagacaaaagaaaatttgaatatgTTACAATCAATATCagtaaaagttttgaaaaaatccAAGAGCTTTTTACCTTTCAAAACCAAATCATCCTGCCTTGCTTCAAGTTCAAGGGAAGTTTTGTACTCATTAAAAGCTGCTTCCTTCTGATTGAGGGCTTCATATGCTTGACCCAACAACTTATGCGCACTGGCAGAATTATCTCGTACTTCTaagtaattaaatacatatctttTCGCGGTTTCATAATCACCTACTTGATAATACAGTTTGGCAACATTGTAACAACGaaggtttttctgtaaaaaaagaatCAGATAACAAGAGAAGTTTTAGATTTCACAATCCAAAtccaagtataaaataaaaactcaagATATCTGATAGGTAACATtcagtttattatattataaaaaaattataatcaaaagtattaatattaatcaaataaatgctttattaacctgtaataaagtttataactttttgacgttttattttttttacaagtaaatataaatcaaaatatgtttcaaacataaaataatttgtagatactagaaattaagaaaatatattttgaaaaatattatgttatgtaatcaaaagtataaatattaaattaaataaattaaatgctttattaaattgtaataaagtttataatttcttttacatgttatatttttttataagtaaatataaaccACCCAATAGCCTCAACCTCCAAGTTATcatttatcttatataataaggaatttttcaaaataaaccaAAACAGGCTTCaaacataaaacaatttttagacAGAATTGAAATGCTTTGAacataaaatgatttttgaacactagaaattaagaaattatattttatattttgaaaaatattgttacataatGCATATAATAATAGCATTTATAAGTTAGTCTTAATTAATTGTAACAATTCTTTATATTCTTAAGCTTGTatcaaattgtaataattttttaaattctcaagctttcttctttatattcttacttttaataataaaaatgaaaaaaacgcTTTAAATAACAtccatttattacattttgaatagaacatgttgaaattttaaataacaatttttttccattgaAATGAAAAtccaactaaaaaaaaaagttaagtaaACAACGCAAGGACAAGTGTGTGACCGACGACCGCGTCAGGTAAACACAACCGCGTAACGGCTATCGTCGGCTCAATTGAACCAGAAATCCGGATTTTCTTCAACGAGAGGTAGACGGACCTACGCCGGAATGATCGATCAACCGACTCGGCATCAATAAGACGAAGACGGTGTTTCCCGCGAAAATTCGCCATCGTCGATACGTCGCGTTCGCGTACGACTCTCGTCTGACGACAAGATGACTCAAGGTTTCTATCCGGCATATCGCGGGTAGCCGAACGATCGTCGTCCGCACGCTGGAGTTGGCTGAAGTGTTGATGTCGCTTGATATCGCACGCGGTCGCGAGTGGAAACGGCAGGCGGGAGGACTCGTCCGACCGTTACCCGCGAATGTCGGaagaagagcgagagagatGGAACGTCGCCGTGCGCACAGGTAACCTCACCTCGTTTTCGTTCCGCAGTTGGCAGAAGAGCTTCTGCACGTGGCGGTCCACGTCCTTTCTCGAACGAAACATGCTGCCGGCTGGACAGGATCGACCAGCCCGCGTCGTCGCTTACGTCGCAACACTTGATCAGCACCAGGTCCTCGTTACTCACGCACCTCACAGCGGCTCATCACGCAAATCCGCTCGCTACAACGTACGTATCTCTTTCAAACGGCACCGTCGAATCCAACGCCGCCAATCGCGGCGATCGTTAACGCGAACTTCCCCCAGGGCGCGGCCCAGGGCTGGCAACATGCGGAGGAATCCGTTGTCTCGTGTGCCCGGAGAGTTACTGGAGACGGACCAATCAGCGCGTGACATTTTCCTgatgagaatttttttctttattttttattatataatttttaaaaatttctgtataatttatttaagaaattacttGTTAATCGaagttattttaaagtataaattttcttttatttcaaatgtttataaattattttatgtttgaaacatgttttcatttatgtataaaataaaaacatcaaaAAAGATCTGATATgagatttgttataaattaataaagtatttaatttatttgattaatattaatttgattaacataattaatatttttccaaatattaatttcttttcatttctagtgtctaaaaattcttttatgtttgaaatatgttttgatttattttaaaaaattctttactaTATAGGATAAATCATAACttacgtatgtatatacatacataataatacatattatttgaatttCCCACCAAACCAAGAATATACCATCTTGAATTAGCCAATTGGAGGGGAGgatcccagatgcgcacagatccgatcggacaccaccaatcacgtaatctaatctaacccaaccaacggaaatactctaggcatcggccgctataattggtggtgtccaattgggcctgtgcgcatctgggaccctcccaatTGGAGATGTAGCAATCAAATACTGTCCGAAGAGTCGCATGTCGCACAGTGCAGCCAGTGCAGCACAGTGTGCCAAGTATGCTGCGGAGTTTGTTTTGTTGAATATTCTTGTATTTCCTCTCTGCCTCGACGACGTCGACGGGAGTGATTGGGAGTGATAATCGCGAATTTACACCATTTACACATCGTGTAGCCGCGACGTCCGGTTAATTATGACGTTTGTGTCATTTGTTAAtccataattttaatacattttggcTAATTTTGGCTTTCGCGTGCCGCTGCCGGAGAGTCGGAGATCTACGGAAATCAGGAATACGATGGTAGAGGAAACCACTAATCCCGCCACTGTTAATCCCACCAGAACGAAAGTAAGAACGCTGAAGTTGCGCTTAGACAGAATCTTAAGTT contains:
- the LOC105203768 gene encoding E3 SUMO-protein ligase RanBP2, whose product is MFRSRKDVDRHVQKLFCQLRNENEKNLRCYNVAKLYYQVGDYETAKRYVFNYLEVRDNSASAHKLLGQAYEALNQKEAAFNEYKTSLELEARQDDLVLKVCELLVDIDIAMDVSKLKYWVDRADKLFPHHPVIFQLKEKLLTIDKPHNNSEDLEALIASELAARPTDVQLRIKLLNYYMSECKLDKAYEHAISVEATIPHRDSIAWYQLLYELLTKYKETKSNDWSFWFYYISVLDKNAGLCLKEQSSEMKKSIPEAAQAIFNFDQNLNEFKSKKFSKQHSFTEHLLMHMWGQLHFHLACLLLRKTKREQGSWNEAGRLCSPLLLTALHVAPLESRIRIQLEAEGFKNHFNIWVIEAAYRCCQAGYILRDYARDDMKKLMDRIDKFCTGQWRERIYQRIFVTRSHLDHMRNSFFCHFDSAPDHPPLRMCTANQLRTYSQIAQEVWPASLHHQIWLGMENRPQHKDVPHPDQTSRVFPVLQFSVFNTNQAAPDSLCLIDIDAFLNAAILCSSAILEEQQLGSFMNPEKLPTLPVDLTTTLSTSNQEKWWSAAYKMYSKREDADGNIGELRQELQQGLEIIRCIGNHGMHPALLVHLARMFHYRAKTMKEKDEASGNISKWEARSELYWTAALPLLERLQNNQTLRMSPSKLFNYQGKEMNNFELTNALEEGKLLLAQRLVHDKQYEQAIDALEALKCPEASFQLAQIYKIFADEIVNSTPRESLTSEMRSQHVIMLSKAKSSYYLTLDRLRNPGTNPKHPLNSVLGTHITDIENELKRIDPDLGRGDLSRNDIDCISDESYSPTHSAVDQPVTNPTLPMLTTLTGGSNMLSTPQRNAHRTPKHASTPCRLQDYLNVSKNRTEARPSPERLDAQIRQIMQSRDNEVQELMEQMKNMMIQMKSLTDKMDTLTKEVVESRKETQKQQQQQRIQQQQNVNPAVDPEDYYVLDDDEYVDLNYQNQSASSISGNIFQSQPARPPYPSLIYPPGTIQYYPQAGLPFPDPNLYPHPVYPMPILYPNQKVPDNPLQQGLFASTLSSQLPDLMPAPPTNSSLQLSIKQKIETPSQTKPEATTVTATTIIKDAPVNKAPPVNVVITTSDTLPTTVPSTQPTLSVTIPPQYRSGGGTAATFSTTPITTTKSSSSNVPHCYQIPMPSQATIPTTVNLPPTSTYVTPANVNVPIYANLTTSPSIVTHTISGALLQDNATSKIHDKTDNTTKSTFESLIESPNTSTEMCEQEHDPIPNFVPVIPLPAKVKVTTGEEEEDTLYCGRAKLFRFVDKEWKERGVGDVKLLRNKEGKVRLLMRRDQILKICANHMLRPDMELSPMTNNNKAWFWVANDFADEEVKLEKLCIKFKTSDEAMAFKAMAFKDAFDRARLNLPAISPGKPPKSSEKAFSSDKDSSKTQKSQPMQQAKISSSTEVSSDKSKFSTTLGGFSFSTEPIIQQVSDTEVGDSKKIEEPPKISPFSGFSFTKSTSKPETKTTTVTSAVSTPSASFVFGASTPTMNSQTPILTSTPSNASPLFTSPTTTGQNSTTLRRPRLPPPGAIKQGSPNETRTPNENDHKLFVGTASLKCQSVNSANAMQWKNRGTGEMMLLLNIKSGKLRLLLTDDDTSKIYFHGVPLDMAFTYKSGTTVVNWTVPVDAKEPGKTWSLHAATFSTPELASQFYNVVSSCQQKLKVKGSNPSDIAKEFEKKSQTSSSESKSQNGAETKPSLSELFKPPIGSWVCNSCYTRNNATDTKCLACEESKPISSDKLPLSEVYKIPAGSWTCPTCYVINSPESDYCLACNEPKDPSQPPKPQQANIFQLNTTSSGTTPMTTFSFGIPKDTAKETPTFSFRMPIEDKGTDASAKIISSKPEETTGTNFVFGIPVKSNITNNSPFTFGSPTKSFDFNFTAKSPAKSPGGGETSEDEVVESEDIHFSPIIPLPDKIEVKTGEEDEEVLYSHRAKLFRFDTLEKEWKERGLGDIKLLRHKETGKLRLIMRRDHVLKLCLNHIVSNDLEFTPKDEKSWLWSTADYSEGEIEYMQFACRFKTAEIAADFKKAIDDARKNIKSLDKPTIKTPIKTASSPVKELEIVYEVKVSPEDKAAALKLQLPENFYAYKQKEDCPGCRGCKKPSIVLYPNTAEQDSSKWKLMPEEKKVTIQSKVNTSTSLLSRPSSTSETTQSASVKNGFSFASAATFKSPSTASFDSSAMSFGTGDMKLFNDKKTTTFSFGMNPQFGTNETASTTNALLDNLKICSPSNVQTTQTTATSVTGQPIFGQTSIFKTSNFPFDSDKSIFGGASKTPIFGESSGDNAVSSSTAVKTTPVTATNSVPKTSTVVTTTMTNQSSNSVFGANSTPFSKITFGNSASSFGSTGFGITSLTNIFSGTTAVTTNIFGGTTTTTTTTAANVFSGTTTMTTTANVFGNTTTANIFGGSIAPTTTNIFGSGTTAPTTTNIFGGMPSATNVFGTATTNVFGATATPTIFGMKPSDNDQKIEDDPNFFAPNDMSFSMLAASVAKPEAFKSDPNFSFAGAGSSVFGSKSATSQNSTVQNKSREEKEDNEEDDGEVDNEQEHDPHFEPIIPLPDAIEVRTGEEDEEKVFCHRAKLYRYDNALKEWKERGVGEMKILHHVGHGSYRLLLRREQVHKVVCNFLITPDVEFHPLSTSNQAWMWAGMNYAEQEPCVEQLAVKFKSPDLARQFKAHIDNIQHELREKRTTEGERCIGEADSEEHDVDRGNDVDEEEEEEEEDDEEEEDEEDEEDDQEMLPIIEKRATVFARWPNDNKWESVGLGNLAIHYDSEIYAERIVLKLDDSEEYASNTIISMDTVMRVEGKECIWSGIDYALDPPMRRVLRAVFSSVQAAQQMHTFFEDGVDSAKQAGVVEYEEGE